CTTAATcgctaaaaaacaaaaaaaaaaactcttaaatctctaaaaagatttccaactGGAACATGATTCCCAAGAAACAGAAATGTGGAACTATATAAGCAAATTCAGAATCAGAACTCATATTCAATAACAATTCATCCACACTTACTGGGTGAAAACTAAGGCAGCACTTTAGTTCGGGTTTCTTAGTTATTCATGGTCTGTAAATGTAGATGAGATTACACAGTGGAGAAAAATAAGGTAAACAGTGGAATTTCAACCTTCCATTACAAACTTATTAATATAAATTTTTTGATGTTTCGGGTGCCTAGTAGTTGAAGATAAACAAACGTGGAAGTGTAATTAAATAGTAATACATTGCTGATCTACTAAAACAAGAGTATACTACCGCTACTTCTAGTAACTTCTATAGAACAACAAAAAATCATCATGTATCGAAGAATACAGTAGGCGTCAGGAATGAAGAGTCCACTCTGATTAGTTCTCCATCGTGCTTGTGACCTTGACACCACTTTGTTCCTGCTCATCGCCCACTGATGCTGCTTTCTCCTCGATCGTCTGCATAACTGCCTCAGGTTCCTTTTTTAACTCTGTCTCAAACTCTTTTGCAGCCTAAAACAACAGTCGACATTCAAAAATATTAATAGACCAAATATCTTGCAGGTCAAATGGCCTGAGCTGTCAGCCTGTCACAAAATATTTCTATGATTTTTTATTACCAGTAGAAAGAGTACAGGAGCTATAACATGGATAAACATGTACAATTTCAATTTGGCGCAGGAAGAGGAATAAAACAAACAAGTTTCCTATGCATCTTGATTGGGCTTAAAAGACAACTTCGCCAGAACCTATACGGTAGAGTCAATTCTGGTATCTGACTCAAAATTATGAGATACGATGATCATACAAGATTCAAGAACCACAAACAAACATTTTTTGGAGGACCCAGTTGGTTAATGAATGCAGAACACTGAGGGAAACTACCATATCCAAGTAGAGCTGTGTACAGAAGCAACGCCTACTAAATAGTTGCCTACAAGATAACCAACCACATAACCCAACTCACAGAAGGTTGGGCCGATTACTGTATAAGAAAACATGTCTAGGAAAGAAGCCGGATATCCTAAATGCTCTTCATAGTAAAACTCAGATGACTTATTCAGGAACTGTTGTCAAACCAATAATACATCCCCCCTATGTGCTTCAAAAATCAACCACTTGTGGCACAGGCATTGTTCACGGAAAAGGCATAAGAAGTCACAAAAACTACAATAGGAGAATGTAACTATAACTCTAACAGTATAGTAGCACTTTTATAGCAGCAATACAGTATTCTTGTTTTAAATCATTCTTGAAGTAACTAACAAGCCAACCATCTTTTGAATGGGGTGTAACTGATGAGTGAAATGCATTCCCAGTAGAGTTCTAAGGATTCCACGGTACAATTTTGGTAGGAAAGCAAACGCTATGGCAGTGCTTGGGCCATGAAAATTTTAAGCAACAATGATGTAAAAAATGCCTTCAAATTGTGAGTCATGTTGGAATCTCGATAGTAATTTAAATTACACTATTAAATAGAAGGTTAGAAGGCAGtgaaatctcacactaatcaacaGCAACGTAACTTTTGCAGCTATCTGACCTTCTTACTACTGTATTAATATATTAAATTTGAAATCCAAGCATTCCTCATAAAGTTTTGGGGGACATCATATCCTAGTAATTTTCACGAATCTATTTGAGTTTGGCCATTTTCATGGTATATCCTGCCAAATAAATAACAATTACTATAGATATCAAGTAGACATTAATAACAGAATCTATCaattctacaaaaacataaatgtGAGATACAAAACCATGGCCTTCACAATGCTGAAATGACTAACATCTGAGTTACAGCAAAAGTTAGTTGCCTAAAAGTGAACAGCCACACACTCCAACCTAAAGTCAAAGATAGTCAAAGGTCGAGAAACAGTATCTAGAACTTCCGCTGCTCAATTATCATGCAATACTaccaaaatcaaaattttcattcattcaaCAGAACCAATCAAAACCCCTATACTGAATatattgaaacttaaaaattcatAAAAATGGATGAAATTAACTAACCTGTTGAAAGCTCTTAAAAGTTTGTCCAAAACTCCTACCAATCTCAGGCAATTTCTTAGGCCCAAAGAGTAAAGTAGCAACACCAGCGATAACAACAATTTCTGGTACACCAAGACCAAACATAG
This genomic stretch from Papaver somniferum cultivar HN1 unplaced genomic scaffold, ASM357369v1 unplaced-scaffold_41, whole genome shotgun sequence harbors:
- the LOC113342392 gene encoding sec-independent protein translocase protein TATA, chloroplastic-like yields the protein MEISTTLSLKSIPVTSSSSSILSSSKSLVFNNGGRSNFMNKKNYCLILNRSSKGFNCKSMFGLGVPEIVVIAGVATLLFGPKKLPEIGRSFGQTFKSFQQAAKEFETELKKEPEAVMQTIEEKAASVGDEQEQSGVKVTSTMEN